From Caldicellulosiruptor hydrothermalis 108, a single genomic window includes:
- a CDS encoding rhamnulokinase, whose translation MKSINCIGADFGASNGRVFVGRFDGSVLELCEVHRFENNPVRLGKSLFWDFLYLFNNLKIGIYKAKKQFESITSIGVDTWGVDYGLIDKYGNLISNPYHYRDMRTRTAIEEVGNIVPLKQLYNTTGIQFMNFNTIFQLYIDYKTRPEIMKNVSSLLFMPDLFAYFLTGEKVNEYTIASTSQLLDAHKRTWSFDIIEKLGFEKDLFNDIIYPGNILGKLSKDVQEELEVESIPVIAVGSHDTASAVAAAPFSDGKQTVYLSCGTWSLMGVELESPLINEKTFEKNFTNEGGVENKIRFLKNITGLWIIQQLKSAWSKKFEEVNYNLISELAQKSNVDYAIDPDSEQFLAPVDIISEIKNFCRIHFGKEPETLGDIARVAYNGIVKKYQNTVEEIENLTGLKISTINMVGGGIRDRYLCELTAKFTQRDVVAGPVEATVFGNILMQLIALGEIKNLQEGRELLKKSVQFEYYKGR comes from the coding sequence ATGAAGAGTATAAATTGCATCGGTGCTGATTTTGGTGCGTCAAATGGCAGGGTTTTTGTTGGCAGGTTTGATGGGTCTGTTTTAGAACTTTGTGAGGTTCACAGGTTCGAAAACAATCCTGTGCGCCTTGGTAAAAGTCTTTTTTGGGATTTCCTTTACCTTTTTAACAATCTTAAGATTGGAATCTATAAAGCAAAAAAGCAATTTGAAAGTATAACAAGCATAGGGGTTGACACATGGGGTGTGGATTATGGTTTGATAGACAAATATGGAAACCTTATTTCCAATCCCTATCATTATCGAGATATGAGAACAAGAACAGCTATCGAGGAAGTAGGAAATATAGTACCTCTCAAACAGCTGTATAACACCACTGGTATTCAATTTATGAATTTCAATACAATTTTCCAGCTATATATAGACTACAAGACAAGACCTGAGATAATGAAAAATGTGTCTTCTCTTTTGTTTATGCCAGACCTTTTTGCTTATTTTTTAACAGGTGAGAAGGTAAACGAATACACTATTGCTTCAACTTCTCAGCTTTTAGATGCCCACAAGAGAACATGGAGTTTTGATATCATTGAAAAACTTGGGTTTGAAAAAGATTTATTTAATGATATAATTTATCCAGGAAACATTTTAGGAAAGCTTTCAAAGGATGTTCAAGAAGAGCTTGAGGTGGAAAGCATACCTGTTATAGCAGTGGGAAGCCATGACACAGCTTCAGCTGTGGCAGCAGCACCATTTTCTGACGGAAAACAAACAGTTTATCTTAGCTGCGGTACGTGGTCGTTGATGGGTGTTGAACTTGAAAGCCCTCTAATAAACGAGAAAACATTTGAGAAAAACTTTACAAATGAAGGCGGGGTTGAGAACAAAATAAGGTTTTTGAAAAACATCACAGGACTTTGGATTATCCAGCAGCTAAAAAGCGCGTGGAGCAAAAAGTTTGAAGAAGTAAATTACAATCTCATAAGTGAACTTGCACAAAAATCCAATGTTGATTATGCAATTGACCCTGATAGTGAACAGTTTTTAGCACCTGTTGATATCATTTCGGAGATAAAGAACTTCTGCAGAATCCACTTTGGAAAAGAACCAGAAACACTTGGCGACATTGCAAGAGTAGCTTACAATGGAATTGTTAAAAAATACCAAAATACAGTTGAGGAGATAGAAAACTTAACAGGGCTTAAGATTTCTACAATAAATATGGTTGGCGGAGGCATTAGAGATAGGTATCTTTGCGAGCTTACAGCAAAGTTTACACAAAGAGATGTTGTGGCAGGGCCTGTCGAGGCAACAGTGTTTGGTAATATTCTCATGCAGCTCATCGCCTTAGGTGAGATTAAGAATTTGCAGGAAGGAAGAGAGCTTCTCAAAAAGAGCGTCCAATTTGAATACTACAAAGGGAGGTAA
- a CDS encoding GNAT family N-acetyltransferase: MIIAQGELVNIREVRWGDLKYLQKWANDPEVAYWARAETNISSVTIGEFRRWYYRRSSSSVKRFIIETKETKKPIGSISYRDYDSINKVVVLGIHIGEKNYWGKGFGTDAIKAFVKYFFDTLDINRIELDTFDENIRAIKAYQKCGFKIEGVLREARLIEGKFHDVIIMGITRKDYLKIANKTQI, encoded by the coding sequence TTGATAATAGCACAAGGTGAACTTGTGAATATAAGAGAGGTTAGGTGGGGGGACTTAAAATATCTTCAAAAATGGGCAAATGACCCAGAAGTTGCCTACTGGGCAAGGGCAGAGACAAATATTTCAAGTGTTACAATAGGAGAGTTTAGAAGATGGTATTACAGGCGTTCCTCCTCTTCTGTTAAAAGATTTATTATAGAAACCAAGGAAACAAAAAAACCTATTGGTTCTATTTCCTATAGAGATTATGATTCTATCAACAAAGTGGTAGTTCTTGGCATACATATTGGAGAAAAGAACTACTGGGGAAAAGGATTTGGCACCGATGCAATTAAAGCGTTTGTGAAATATTTTTTTGATACCCTTGATATCAATAGGATAGAACTTGATACTTTCGATGAGAATATAAGGGCTATTAAAGCATATCAAAAGTGCGGGTTTAAGATTGAGGGGGTTTTAAGAGAGGCAAGGCTTATTGAAGGAAAGTTTCATGATGTAATTATTATGGGAATAACAAGAAAAGATTATTTAAAAATAGCAAACAAGACTCAAATATGA
- a CDS encoding metallophosphoesterase: MKVLVISDTHGIVYDAERIIKKYEKNIEMCIHLGDLVKDAIYLQSRFPNLKFEIVRGNNDFTKDFPSEKIIELGGKKILITHGHMYSVKSTYDIIVNHAKAFRVDACFFGHTHQQEEFYSDSILFLNPGSLAFSRDGSRSFAIAEVTPYGVVAYLEKV, translated from the coding sequence ATGAAGGTACTTGTAATTAGCGATACACACGGGATTGTATATGATGCAGAGAGGATTATTAAAAAATACGAGAAGAACATAGAAATGTGTATTCACCTTGGAGATTTGGTAAAAGATGCAATTTATCTACAAAGCAGATTTCCCAATCTCAAATTTGAGATTGTAAGGGGTAACAATGACTTTACAAAGGACTTTCCATCAGAGAAGATAATTGAGCTTGGCGGCAAAAAAATACTCATTACCCATGGTCATATGTACTCTGTGAAGTCTACATATGACATTATTGTAAATCATGCAAAAGCGTTTAGAGTGGATGCATGTTTTTTTGGTCATACTCATCAGCAGGAGGAGTTTTATTCAGATAGCATTCTCTTTTTAAATCCGGGAAGTTTAGCTTTTTCAAGGGATGGTTCAAGGTCGTTTGCAATAGCAGAAGTTACTCCTTACGGAGTTGTAGCATATTTGGAAAAGGTGTGA
- a CDS encoding XTP/dITP diphosphatase produces the protein MRKLLVATKNEGKAKEIKQLIGSYFDDVVTLNDFDSSINIIEDGRTFEENALKKAKMIYTLFRQPTLADDSGLEVDALGGRPGVMSARYAGENATDEDRIKKLLDELKDVPEEKRCAQFVCVLIFIDQQGRIYQTKGICRGKIAFEPRGENGFGYDPVFVPDGFDRTFAELDSQIKNQISHRAKAFENLKKILGEIYNEGTCN, from the coding sequence ATGAGAAAACTTCTTGTTGCGACCAAGAATGAGGGAAAAGCAAAGGAAATAAAGCAGCTCATTGGAAGTTATTTTGACGACGTGGTTACACTAAACGATTTTGACAGCAGTATAAACATTATAGAAGATGGCAGAACGTTTGAAGAGAATGCTTTGAAAAAGGCAAAGATGATATATACCCTTTTCAGGCAGCCCACGCTTGCTGATGATTCTGGGCTTGAGGTTGACGCTTTGGGTGGAAGACCGGGTGTAATGTCTGCAAGATATGCAGGCGAAAATGCCACAGATGAGGATAGAATAAAAAAGCTTTTGGATGAGCTAAAAGATGTGCCAGAAGAAAAAAGATGTGCACAGTTTGTATGCGTTCTTATCTTTATAGACCAGCAAGGTAGGATATATCAGACAAAAGGCATTTGCCGTGGCAAAATTGCCTTTGAGCCAAGAGGTGAAAATGGTTTTGGTTATGACCCTGTGTTTGTACCTGATGGATTTGACAGGACATTTGCAGAGCTGGATAGCCAAATCAAGAACCAAATATCTCACAGAGCAAAGGCTTTTGAAAACTTAAAAAAGATTCTGGGTGAGATTTACAATGAAGGTACTTGTAATTAG
- the rph gene encoding ribonuclease PH, with translation MRQDQRAYDELRPIKITRNFIKYAEGSCLIEMGNTKVIVTATIDDKVPPFKKGSGEGWITAEYSMLPRATQQRNVRDINKLRLSGRSHEIQRLIGRALRAGINFKALGERVIIIDCDVIQADGGTRTASITGGFIAMFDACKKLYDEKIIENFPITDFVAAVSVGICDGVEMLDLCFEEDSKAAVDMNLVMNDKGEFIEIQGTAEGAPFSWDQFQKLLELGKRGIQRIIEVQKEVLGEDCELVGSVPKDEKTSCCDQE, from the coding sequence ATGAGACAAGACCAGAGAGCTTATGATGAACTTCGACCAATAAAAATAACACGAAACTTCATCAAATATGCAGAAGGTTCGTGCCTTATCGAAATGGGCAACACAAAGGTAATTGTCACAGCAACAATTGATGACAAGGTACCACCGTTTAAAAAGGGAAGTGGGGAAGGGTGGATAACAGCTGAATACTCAATGCTACCCCGTGCAACCCAGCAGAGAAATGTAAGAGATATAAATAAACTGAGGCTCAGTGGAAGAAGTCACGAAATTCAAAGACTCATTGGCAGGGCACTCAGAGCAGGTATAAACTTTAAAGCGCTTGGAGAAAGAGTAATAATCATAGACTGCGATGTAATCCAGGCAGACGGTGGAACACGCACAGCTTCTATTACTGGCGGGTTTATTGCCATGTTTGATGCGTGCAAAAAACTTTACGATGAAAAGATAATTGAAAACTTTCCTATAACAGACTTTGTTGCGGCTGTATCTGTGGGAATTTGCGACGGCGTTGAAATGCTTGACCTTTGCTTTGAAGAGGATTCAAAAGCTGCAGTTGACATGAACCTTGTTATGAATGATAAAGGTGAATTTATTGAGATACAGGGAACTGCTGAAGGAGCTCCTTTTTCATGGGATCAATTCCAGAAACTCTTGGAGCTTGGCAAGCGGGGAATACAAAGGATAATAGAAGTCCAGAAAGAAGTTTTGGGTGAGGATTGCGAGCTTGTTGGGAGTGTGCCAAAAGATGAGAAAACTTCTTGTTGCGACCAAGAATGA
- a CDS encoding GerMN domain-containing protein: protein MRKRIIFFAMLSFLIFLAGCSWESLSSTSQESNYNNESSQTDDSIKFEIVESDAYFSQQTGQSENLASIKTIFCDKNHNLVLTEIFSTKTLDVAKRGLELSIFSASRQRNLRSFGLFCIFPDSVKINFLKIENGAAAVDLNSEFYKQKYLDFYIKAITFYLTSFENIDRVYFYNEGKSYTNKAFERKKAGQVIIFVPQKVLSEIFLVPKWIDIPEKFKSIPMTFAQKSLINSLSYRFSKLNGLKLNNVKLKENTLYMDLSKELLNLKGSSQVDIILSSICFTAREIDKNLKYLKISIDGKEPYLDQYDLREKIDMDQFKLNSLKIRL, encoded by the coding sequence ATGAGAAAAAGAATTATTTTTTTTGCTATGCTTTCTTTTTTAATCTTCCTGGCAGGCTGCAGCTGGGAAAGTCTATCTTCCACCTCACAGGAAAGTAATTACAATAACGAGAGCAGTCAAACAGACGATAGCATCAAATTTGAGATTGTGGAAAGTGATGCTTATTTTTCTCAACAAACTGGACAAAGTGAGAATCTTGCAAGTATTAAAACTATTTTTTGCGATAAAAATCACAATTTGGTGTTGACAGAAATTTTCTCAACTAAGACGCTTGATGTTGCAAAAAGAGGGCTTGAACTTTCCATTTTTTCTGCTTCGCGACAGCGCAATCTCAGAAGTTTTGGGCTTTTTTGTATCTTTCCTGACAGTGTGAAGATAAACTTCTTGAAAATTGAAAATGGCGCTGCAGCTGTTGACTTGAATAGCGAGTTTTACAAACAAAAGTATTTGGATTTTTACATCAAAGCAATAACTTTTTACTTGACATCGTTTGAAAATATAGATAGAGTATACTTTTACAATGAAGGGAAAAGTTATACAAACAAAGCATTTGAACGAAAAAAAGCGGGGCAGGTTATAATTTTTGTTCCTCAGAAAGTTTTGTCAGAGATTTTTCTTGTTCCTAAGTGGATAGATATTCCAGAGAAATTCAAAAGTATTCCCATGACATTTGCACAAAAAAGTTTAATCAATAGTCTTAGCTATAGATTTTCTAAGTTAAATGGGTTAAAATTGAATAATGTAAAGTTAAAAGAAAATACTTTGTATATGGACCTGTCGAAAGAGCTATTAAACCTGAAAGGTAGTAGCCAGGTAGATATTATTCTTTCTTCAATATGTTTTACTGCAAGGGAAATAGACAAAAATCTTAAGTATTTAAAAATCTCAATAGATGGGAAAGAACCTTATCTTGACCAATATGATTTGAGAGAAAAAATAGATATGGACCAGTTCAAGCTTAACAGTTTAAAAATAAGACTGTGA
- a CDS encoding MraY family glycosyltransferase, translating to MAELVIKDALSFLVAFVLVTIITPYVQKKSIELGFVDRPNPRKIHSTPIPVTGGIALFLAFFISQFLIRGFSKEFLGFFIASCLILAIGLLDDWYKSQGKELSALPKFIVQILACSIVFFMGIQIEGITNPFTHKFISFPVWFQYIATVIWLFGVTTVINFIDGIDGLAAGITTISGTTLFFVALMNLSIISTARVSTYMAAALVGVSSAFLIFNRHPAKIFMGDSGATFLGFVLGTIAVEGTFKVATVVSLIVPILTLGLPIFDNLFVIFKRIKEGKPIYQADRSQVHFRLLEAGLNQKQTVLFLYLVSICFSLTSLIIMLLARR from the coding sequence ATGGCTGAACTTGTGATAAAAGACGCGCTTTCGTTTTTGGTAGCATTTGTCCTTGTAACCATCATCACACCGTATGTGCAGAAAAAATCTATTGAGCTGGGGTTTGTAGACAGACCCAATCCCCGAAAAATTCATTCAACACCTATACCGGTGACAGGTGGTATAGCTCTCTTTTTAGCTTTTTTCATATCCCAGTTTTTGATAAGAGGTTTTAGCAAGGAGTTCTTAGGATTTTTTATTGCTTCATGTTTGATTTTAGCAATAGGTCTTTTAGATGACTGGTATAAATCACAAGGGAAAGAACTGAGTGCCCTGCCAAAATTCATTGTTCAGATTTTAGCATGTTCAATAGTATTCTTTATGGGAATACAGATTGAAGGGATCACAAATCCCTTTACTCATAAATTCATAAGCTTTCCTGTTTGGTTCCAGTATATAGCAACAGTTATTTGGCTTTTTGGAGTAACAACTGTTATAAACTTTATTGATGGGATAGACGGACTTGCAGCTGGTATTACCACAATTTCCGGGACAACCCTGTTTTTTGTTGCTCTGATGAACCTGAGCATAATATCAACCGCAAGGGTTTCAACATATATGGCAGCAGCTTTAGTGGGTGTGTCTTCTGCGTTTTTGATATTCAACCGTCATCCCGCTAAAATCTTTATGGGCGACAGTGGTGCCACTTTTTTAGGGTTTGTGCTTGGGACAATTGCTGTGGAAGGAACATTTAAGGTGGCAACGGTAGTGTCGTTGATAGTACCCATTTTGACGTTGGGTCTTCCTATTTTTGATAACCTTTTTGTCATATTCAAGAGAATCAAAGAAGGTAAGCCAATTTATCAAGCTGACAGAAGCCAGGTGCATTTTAGGCTTTTGGAGGCAGGTTTGAATCAGAAACAGACAGTCTTGTTTTTATACCTTGTAAGTATTTGTTTTTCATTGACATCCCTGATTATCATGCTTCTTGCCAGAAGATAA
- a CDS encoding CheR family methyltransferase has protein sequence MQLDYEWFKKKIWEFVGINLSYYKEKQMKRRIESLMKKNGFETFSDYYNALTKDQKLFNEFINYLTINVSEFYRNPQQWEILEKEIMPYILKRTKRPKIWSAACSTGEEPYSIVMLLTRFFPLSEIKILATDIDDDAIRKAKEGVYMKKSLEGLPQEFVRRFFKENGELYYISDEIKRCVEFKHHDLLKDPYPKDMDLIVCRNVLIYFTEEAKDMVYRNFNKSLVMNGILFVGSTEQIIMPQKYGLKPIKTFFYEKVMNI, from the coding sequence ATGCAGCTTGATTATGAGTGGTTCAAGAAAAAGATCTGGGAGTTTGTAGGAATAAATCTTTCGTATTATAAAGAAAAACAGATGAAAAGAAGAATTGAGTCGCTCATGAAAAAAAACGGGTTTGAAACTTTTTCAGATTATTATAATGCGTTGACAAAGGACCAGAAACTTTTCAACGAATTTATAAATTATTTAACAATCAATGTCTCAGAGTTTTACAGAAACCCTCAACAGTGGGAGATACTCGAAAAAGAAATCATGCCGTATATACTAAAGAGGACGAAGAGACCCAAGATATGGTCTGCTGCCTGTTCCACAGGTGAAGAGCCATATTCAATTGTAATGCTTTTGACAAGATTTTTCCCTTTGAGCGAAATAAAAATTTTAGCAACTGACATTGACGATGATGCTATAAGAAAAGCCAAAGAAGGAGTATATATGAAAAAGAGCTTAGAAGGGCTACCTCAAGAATTTGTAAGAAGGTTTTTTAAAGAAAATGGAGAATTATATTACATAAGTGATGAAATAAAAAGATGTGTTGAGTTCAAACACCATGACCTTTTGAAAGATCCATATCCAAAGGATATGGACCTGATTGTATGCCGCAATGTTTTAATATATTTTACTGAAGAAGCAAAGGATATGGTCTACAGAAATTTTAACAAGTCACTTGTCATGAACGGTATCTTATTTGTAGGTTCAACCGAACAGATAATAATGCCACAAAAATATGGGTTAAAACCCATAAAAACCTTCTTTTACGAAAAGGTGATGAATATTTGA
- a CDS encoding GNAT family N-acetyltransferase produces the protein MIELKEVPQENQEKIKNFCDVNNIPFDGSAISHVVLDGSNILGVSQLKVENGIAEIMTIFVKEEFRNMGFGDGLLKMQINYCYRNSISFIKVKKGLNDNFFKRVGFVEEGEYLVLDVQAFYANLKCQQ, from the coding sequence ATGATTGAGCTCAAAGAAGTACCACAGGAAAACCAAGAAAAGATCAAAAATTTTTGTGATGTCAACAATATACCTTTTGATGGAAGCGCAATTTCACATGTTGTGTTAGATGGCAGCAATATATTAGGGGTTTCTCAGCTCAAGGTTGAAAATGGCATAGCTGAGATCATGACCATTTTTGTGAAGGAAGAATTTAGGAACATGGGATTTGGAGATGGGCTTTTAAAAATGCAGATTAATTACTGTTATAGAAATTCAATAAGTTTTATTAAAGTAAAAAAGGGCCTCAATGACAACTTTTTCAAAAGAGTTGGGTTTGTAGAAGAGGGAGAATATCTTGTTTTAGATGTTCAGGCGTTTTATGCGAATCTTAAATGTCAGCAATAA
- a CDS encoding MogA/MoaB family molybdenum cofactor biosynthesis protein — MDFTFAVITCSDKASRGEREDLSAKVIINILSSQGFINVFYKIVPDEKEMIKEAIIQAQKSGANLILTTGGTGFYKRDVTPEATLEIVEKQTPGISELIRYETGKINKKSYLSRAVSGIYKNSLIINLPGSPKAVKECLEAVLPILEHGLNILLENEKECGSEC; from the coding sequence ATGGATTTTACATTCGCAGTAATCACATGCTCGGACAAAGCTTCAAGAGGAGAAAGAGAGGATTTGAGCGCAAAAGTAATAATCAATATACTGTCATCCCAAGGTTTTATAAATGTATTTTATAAGATTGTACCAGATGAGAAGGAAATGATAAAAGAAGCCATAATTCAGGCACAAAAAAGCGGAGCAAATCTGATACTGACAACTGGTGGAACAGGATTTTATAAAAGAGATGTGACACCCGAGGCAACACTTGAAATTGTAGAAAAACAAACACCAGGCATTTCAGAGCTTATAAGATATGAAACGGGAAAGATAAACAAGAAAAGCTACCTTTCCCGTGCAGTGTCAGGAATATACAAAAACAGTTTAATAATAAATCTTCCAGGTTCACCTAAGGCAGTAAAAGAGTGCCTTGAAGCAGTTTTGCCAATCTTAGAGCATGGTCTTAATATTCTTTTAGAAAATGAAAAAGAGTGCGGAAGCGAATGCTAA
- a CDS encoding cyclic pyranopterin monophosphate synthase MoaC/MOSC-domain-containing protein, protein MEFTHFDKDGLPKMVDVTSKEPSFRVARASGKIFVGKDVIEAIENGLLPKGDVFATAKIAAINAAKKTFELIPLCHNIFLSFVDVSYRIDREEGYIEAVSEIKTEAKTGAEMEAITAVVIFLETVYDMCKAVKKDMVITDVRLIEKSGGKSGHYIFENENKTAKVVSINISRQKGTPKEPVSEAVLIENYGIEGDAHAGSSHRQVSLLDISSIKKMEQYGLKGLCFGKFAENITTENLDLQKISLGTKLKIGNNVLLEISQIGKKCHGSGCEIARSVGVCIMPKEGLFAKVLKGGKIKAGDIIEILNE, encoded by the coding sequence ATGGAATTTACACATTTTGATAAAGATGGCCTTCCCAAGATGGTAGATGTTACGTCAAAAGAACCAAGTTTTAGGGTTGCAAGAGCAAGCGGGAAGATCTTTGTAGGAAAGGATGTTATTGAAGCAATTGAAAATGGGCTTTTACCAAAAGGGGATGTGTTTGCAACTGCAAAGATTGCAGCTATAAATGCTGCCAAAAAGACGTTTGAGCTCATACCTCTTTGCCACAACATATTTTTGTCTTTTGTTGATGTTTCGTATAGAATAGACAGGGAAGAAGGGTACATTGAAGCGGTATCAGAAATAAAAACTGAGGCAAAAACAGGTGCTGAGATGGAAGCAATCACAGCAGTGGTTATTTTTTTAGAGACAGTATATGACATGTGCAAAGCGGTAAAAAAAGATATGGTAATTACTGATGTCAGGCTTATAGAAAAATCTGGGGGAAAATCTGGACATTATATTTTTGAAAATGAAAATAAAACTGCAAAGGTTGTGTCAATCAACATCAGCAGACAAAAAGGAACGCCGAAAGAACCAGTAAGCGAAGCGGTTTTGATTGAAAACTATGGGATTGAAGGTGATGCACACGCCGGGTCTTCTCATCGTCAGGTGAGTCTTCTTGATATATCCAGCATAAAGAAGATGGAACAGTACGGGCTCAAAGGCCTTTGTTTTGGCAAGTTTGCAGAGAACATTACAACAGAAAACTTGGATCTGCAGAAAATTTCGCTTGGAACAAAACTGAAAATAGGGAATAATGTCTTGCTTGAGATAAGCCAGATAGGGAAAAAGTGCCACGGTAGCGGCTGCGAAATTGCACGGTCTGTTGGGGTTTGCATAATGCCAAAAGAGGGGCTTTTTGCAAAAGTATTAAAAGGTGGCAAGATTAAAGCAGGAGATATTATTGAGATTCTAAATGAGTAA
- the moaA gene encoding GTP 3',8-cyclase MoaA — translation MFDGFSRKIDYLRLSVTDRCNFFCMYCRTKDLYYERIDQLSKEEIFRIISAFKKLGIQKLRITGGEPFLRDDIFEIIEFAHSIGIENINITTNGWLDTEKIKKVIKSPLKSVNISLDTLDKEKYRSVTGIDGLDKVLTAIDELREHKRVKINTVLIRSVNLDEIEDLISFAKKSNIIIRFIELMPIGIANQIFEDEFVSKDEVIKRFKGIKEVSTKEVSAAKYYYVEDFDYTVGFISSVSDHFCKTCNKVRVSSTGVLYNCLFDKNGLELREFLDDEDLLLKKIEDFVKKKKLIRSLKSDMPMFKIGG, via the coding sequence ATGTTTGATGGTTTTTCAAGAAAAATAGACTATTTAAGGCTTTCTGTGACTGATAGATGCAACTTTTTTTGCATGTATTGCCGAACAAAGGATTTGTATTATGAAAGGATAGACCAGCTTTCAAAAGAAGAAATATTTAGGATAATCTCTGCATTTAAAAAGCTTGGAATACAAAAGCTTCGGATTACTGGTGGAGAGCCTTTTTTGAGAGATGACATTTTTGAGATAATTGAGTTTGCACACAGTATTGGTATAGAAAATATAAATATAACAACAAATGGTTGGTTAGATACCGAAAAGATTAAAAAGGTTATTAAAAGTCCGCTCAAATCAGTAAATATTTCTCTTGATACATTGGATAAAGAAAAATACAGGTCTGTAACAGGAATTGATGGTTTAGATAAGGTTTTGACAGCGATAGATGAGTTGAGAGAGCACAAGAGAGTGAAAATAAACACTGTGCTCATTCGCTCTGTTAACCTTGATGAGATAGAAGATTTGATTTCCTTTGCAAAAAAGAGTAATATTATTATTCGCTTTATTGAACTTATGCCAATTGGTATTGCCAACCAAATCTTTGAAGATGAATTTGTAAGCAAAGATGAGGTTATCAAAAGGTTCAAAGGAATAAAAGAAGTGAGCACAAAGGAAGTTTCCGCTGCTAAATATTACTATGTTGAAGATTTTGACTACACGGTAGGATTTATAAGCTCTGTATCAGACCATTTTTGCAAAACATGCAATAAAGTCAGAGTCTCATCAACTGGCGTGCTTTACAACTGTCTGTTTGATAAAAATGGTTTAGAGCTAAGAGAGTTTCTGGATGATGAAGATCTCCTGCTCAAAAAGATAGAAGATTTTGTCAAAAAGAAAAAGCTGATAAGAAGCCTAAAATCGGATATGCCGATGTTTAAGATAGGAGGGTAG
- a CDS encoding molybdopterin molybdotransferase MoeA, with product MKDYHFSTVLPQHARVSIQEILKKYLVLEEEEISLYDAKNRFVAEDYKAIHTSPPTDVAAMDGYAVMAEETFDAYDTNPKYLENFKTVQTGESIDNFNAVIPFEDVQVEGGKIKIFQSYYPRQNVRSQGEDIKEGEMIIKKGEFLTFFDKVYLKAGGWLNVKVYKMPKVAFLPTGDELVDRIEKAGQLVEFNSVIFSELLYQYGFEISIFKPVANDLNVLKETLKKLLDEFDIVFVNAGSSKGDKDLTSEAIQSLGKVIVHGIAIKPGKPTVIGEINGKLVMGLPGFPVSMFFVLKEIFLKAFFDAYLLNPKEKTVMAVLERRVGSDVGAEEYIRVQVENKDGKNHARVLKRGASVISSLIRADGYIVVPINVDVVEEGSLVKVKMI from the coding sequence ATGAAAGATTATCATTTTTCAACTGTGCTTCCCCAGCATGCAAGAGTTTCTATCCAGGAAATTCTAAAGAAATATCTGGTATTAGAAGAAGAGGAGATTTCATTGTATGATGCAAAAAATAGATTTGTTGCAGAGGATTACAAAGCTATTCACACATCCCCACCTACAGATGTTGCTGCAATGGATGGATATGCCGTGATGGCTGAAGAGACATTCGACGCTTATGATACAAATCCAAAATACCTTGAAAATTTCAAAACTGTCCAAACAGGGGAAAGTATAGATAATTTCAATGCGGTTATTCCTTTTGAAGATGTCCAAGTTGAAGGCGGTAAAATAAAAATTTTTCAAAGCTACTATCCGCGTCAAAACGTTCGTTCACAGGGCGAGGATATAAAAGAAGGTGAGATGATAATAAAGAAAGGTGAGTTTTTGACATTTTTTGACAAGGTATATCTAAAAGCTGGTGGATGGCTTAATGTCAAGGTTTACAAAATGCCAAAAGTTGCTTTTCTGCCAACTGGAGATGAGCTTGTGGATAGAATTGAAAAAGCTGGACAGCTTGTTGAGTTCAATTCGGTGATTTTTAGTGAACTTCTTTATCAGTATGGTTTTGAAATTAGTATTTTCAAACCAGTAGCCAACGATTTAAATGTTCTTAAAGAAACTTTGAAAAAACTTTTAGATGAATTTGATATTGTGTTTGTAAATGCTGGGTCATCTAAAGGTGACAAAGATTTAACATCTGAAGCTATCCAAAGTCTTGGCAAGGTAATTGTCCACGGTATAGCTATAAAGCCTGGCAAACCAACAGTCATAGGTGAGATAAATGGGAAGCTCGTAATGGGACTTCCTGGTTTTCCTGTTTCTATGTTTTTTGTTCTCAAAGAGATTTTTTTAAAGGCTTTCTTTGACGCATATTTGTTAAATCCGAAAGAAAAGACGGTTATGGCTGTACTGGAAAGAAGAGTTGGGTCAGACGTTGGAGCTGAGGAGTATATAAGAGTACAGGTTGAAAACAAGGATGGCAAAAACCATGCAAGAGTTTTAAAAAGAGGAGCAAGCGTGATTTCAAGTTTGATACGGGCAGATGGGTATATAGTTGTGCCAATAAATGTGGATGTGGTGGAAGAGGGAAGTTTGGTTAAGGTCAAGATGATTTGA